Below is a window of Gaiellales bacterium DNA.
TCCTGCTCGCCGCCGCCGGCCAGGTCCACCGGGTTGCGGGTCGCGGCGGTGTGCGGAAGCTGGGCCGCGAGCGCCGCCGAGAGGTCGTCGGAGAGGCGCGGCAGCTCGAGCCCCGCCGCGGTGGCGACGTCGCAGGCGACCGCGCCGTGGCCGCCGCCGTCGCCGACGACGGCGATGCGGTCGCCGCGCAGCGGATGGGTGCGCACGAGCGCCTCGATCAGGTCGACCATCTGGTGCGGCGTCTGCACGACGTGCACGCCGGCCGCCCGGGCGGCGGCGGCGACGACGGCCGTGTCGCTGACGAGAGCGCCGGTGTGCGAGCGGGCGGCACGGGCGCTCGCCTCGGACGCACCCACGGTGAGGAGCACGACCGGCTTGCCCGCGGCGGCGGCCGCGTCGACGAACGCGCGGCCGTCGCGGAAGTCCTCGGCGTAGACGGCGATCACGTCGGTGACAGGGTGCTCGGCGAACGCGGTGACGAGCTCGGCCAGGTCGACGTCGGCCTGGTTCCCGATCGAGGCGAAGCGCGAGAAGCCGAGCCCGGCCTCGCGGGCCAGGATCCCGAGCTCGAGGGCCAGGTTGCCGCTCTGCGACGCGAGCCCGATCGACCCGGGCGGGAACTCGTTCGACGCCAGGCCGAGGTCGGATCCCGCGTCGTAGACACCCAGGCAGTTCGGCCCGAGGAGGACGGCGCCGGCGTCGCGCACGCGCCCGACCAGGGCCCGCTCGCGCGCGCTGGCCTCGTCGCCGAGCTCGCCCAGCCCGGCCGTGATGCCGATCAGCGCTCGGGCGCCGGCGGCGAGCGCGTCGTCGACGGTCTGCTCGAAGGCGGCGGCGGGCACCGAGACGACCACGAGCTCGGGCGCGTCGGGAAGCTCGCTGAGCGACCGGTAGGCGCTTCGGCCGAGGACGTTCCCGCCGTTGCGATTCACCAGGTAGACGGGCCGGCGGTGCTCACCCTTGAGCGCGCCGCGGCCGAGCCAGTTGCCCCACTTGGCCGGGTCGTCGGAGGCGCCGACGACGGCCACGGAGCGGGGATCGAAGAGCGCGCGCAGGTCTCGTGCCATGGCGGCGTATGCTCGCATGGCGGCGCACCAAGCGGGGTCAGACCCCTTTTGGTGCAGGCACCGCCGCCTGCCACGACCCCGCCAATAGGGGTCACACCCCCGCTTGGCGGGTCCGGCAAGGTGGGGACTGTCCCCGGTTACCGCTCCAGGATCGCCCGCGCCGCAGCGCGGCCCGTGCGCACCGCGCCCTCCATATAGCCGGCGATCCAGTGATCCGAGCCGGCCACGTAGAACGGCGGCTCGTGGGCTCCGTGCAGGCGGCCCACCGCCATCACGTCGCCGGGCGCCCACTGCGTCACGTAGCCGAGCGTCCACGGGTCGACGCCCCAGTCGCGCTGCAGGTAGGCGACCGGGTCGCGGGCCTGGTCGTCGTAGACCCGCGCGAGCGCGTCCAGCATCTCCGCCCGGCGCAGTTCGTCGGCCGCGGAGAGGTGGTGCAGGAGCCGTTCG
It encodes the following:
- a CDS encoding acetate--CoA ligase family protein; protein product: MARDLRALFDPRSVAVVGASDDPAKWGNWLGRGALKGEHRRPVYLVNRNGGNVLGRSAYRSLSELPDAPELVVVSVPAAAFEQTVDDALAAGARALIGITAGLGELGDEASARERALVGRVRDAGAVLLGPNCLGVYDAGSDLGLASNEFPPGSIGLASQSGNLALELGILAREAGLGFSRFASIGNQADVDLAELVTAFAEHPVTDVIAVYAEDFRDGRAFVDAAAAAGKPVVLLTVGASEASARAARSHTGALVSDTAVVAAAARAAGVHVVQTPHQMVDLIEALVRTHPLRGDRIAVVGDGGGHGAVACDVATAAGLELPRLSDDLSAALAAQLPHTAATRNPVDLAGGGEQDFNSYANVSRTLLESGEVDGVLLTGYFGGYSQYSEHFAAAEVDVARAITVAVAETGRPMVAHSMYADSPTAQALREGGVPVYTAIEAAAGALAGLRTRPRPLGAPSLPPASTEPIEPGYFGSRALLEAAGVPFAPAVRVTGPEEALAAAGDLGYPVVLKAVDALHKSDAGGVIVGIADPAALVVAVHDLVERLAPKTLSLERMAPLHEGVELIVGARTDARFGPVAMVGLGGVYAEVFEDVAIDLAPLDAVAAERLLRSLRGAPLLAGVRGRPPLDVG